DNA sequence from the Sphingomonas taxi genome:
CCACCACGTCGTACGGCAGGTGGACGGTGCAATTGGCGCGGTCCGCCGCTTCGAGGATCTCCTCGGCGGTGCCGGTCAGGTCGTGTTCGCACAGCGACTTGCCGACGTTGACGCCGCGGGCGGCGAGGAAGGTGTTGGCCATGCCGCCGCCGATGATGAGGTGATCGACGCGGGTGACGAGATGCTTGAGCACGTCGAGCTTGGTCGACACCTTGGCGCCGCCGACCACCGCGGCGACGGGATGTTCGGGGTTACCGAGCGCCTTTTCGAGCGCGACGAGTTCGGCCTCCATCGCGCGGCCGGCGAAGGCGGGCAGGACATGCGCCAGCCCCTCGGTCGAGGCGTGCGCCCGATGCGCGGCGGAGAAGGCGTCGTTGACGTAAAGGTCGCCGAGTTTCGCAAAGCGTTCAATGACTTGCGGGTCGTTCTTCTCTTCGCCGCCGAAGAAGCGCGTGTTTTCGAGGATGGCGATATCGCCGGGCTGGAGCATCGCGACCGCGTCCTCGGCGCCCTCCCAGTCGATGTAGCGGACCTCGCGGCCGAGCACATGGCTGTAGGGCCGCGTCAGCATCGCCAGCGACATCTCAGGGTTCGGCACGCCCTTG
Encoded proteins:
- a CDS encoding phosphoglycerate kinase, with the translated sequence MKEDDVTKAFKTLDDMGEISGRRVLVREDLNVPMADGAVTDDTRLRATLPTVTELADRGAIVLILAHFGRPKGVPNPEMSLAMLTRPYSHVLGREVRYIDWEGAEDAVAMLQPGDIAILENTRFFGGEEKNDPQVIERFAKLGDLYVNDAFSAAHRAHASTEGLAHVLPAFAGRAMEAELVALEKALGNPEHPVAAVVGGAKVSTKLDVLKHLVTRVDHLIIGGGMANTFLAARGVNVGKSLCEHDLTGTAEEILEAADRANCTVHLPYDVVVAKEFRANPPVRTVNVHEVAADEMILDVGPSAVEALGDVLKNCRTLVWNGPMGAFETPPFDVATVSLARTAAALTQDGSLVSVAGGGDTVAALNQAGVADRFTFVSTAGGAFLEWMEGKDLPGVAALIGR